From the genome of Methylomonas sp. UP202, one region includes:
- the fusA gene encoding elongation factor G: protein MVRKTPIERYRNIGIMAHIDAGKTTTTERVLFYTGVSHKIGEVHDGAATMDWMAQEQERGITITSAATTCFWSGMWKQHSEHRINIIDTPGHVDFTIEVERSLRVLDGACAVFCAVGGVEPQSETVWRQANKYHVPRLAFVNKMDRTGADFYRVLEQIKGRLGSNPVAMQLPIGVEDGFKGVVDLIEMKAVYWDDTSMGLKFQQGEIPVDMVVQAGEWREKLLEAAAEASEEFMDKYLEQGLLSNQDIKLGIRAQTLNNKIVPAYCGSAFKNKGVQCVLDGIIDYLPSPSDIDAVVGHVNDELDAIRQPTDDESFSALAFKIATDPYVGMLTFLRVYSGVLKSGDAVLNVAKGKRERIGRIVQMHANSREEIGEVRAGDIAAVIGLKEVTTGDTFCDMAHPILLERMEFPEPVISVAVEPKTKADQDKMGNALAKLAQEDPSFRVSSDPESGQTLIAGMGELHLEIIVDRMRREFNVEANVGAPQVAYRETIRKSLECEGKFIRQTGGKGQYGHVWLKLEPKAAGSGYEFVNGVVGGAVPKEYIPAVDKGIQEQMENGVLAGFPMVDVKVTLFDGSYHDVDSNEMAFKIAGSMCFRDGAKAANPVLLEPIMKVEVVTPEDYMGEVVGDVNRRRGVIHGMEDVPAGKVISCEVPLSEMFGYATDLRSATQGRATYSMQFERYNEAPAHIAEAIIRKVS, encoded by the coding sequence GTGGTTCGCAAAACGCCTATAGAGCGTTATCGAAATATAGGCATAATGGCCCACATTGATGCCGGGAAGACGACCACTACCGAGCGTGTTCTGTTTTACACAGGGGTTTCGCATAAGATCGGCGAAGTGCATGACGGCGCCGCGACAATGGATTGGATGGCTCAAGAGCAAGAGAGGGGCATCACGATTACGTCAGCGGCGACAACGTGTTTTTGGTCTGGAATGTGGAAGCAACATTCCGAGCACAGAATCAATATTATCGATACGCCAGGGCACGTTGACTTTACGATTGAAGTTGAGCGGTCTCTTAGGGTGTTGGACGGCGCTTGTGCGGTGTTCTGTGCGGTAGGAGGTGTGGAGCCTCAGTCCGAGACAGTTTGGCGGCAAGCTAACAAATACCACGTTCCTCGTTTAGCATTCGTTAATAAGATGGATCGTACCGGGGCTGACTTTTACAGGGTATTAGAGCAGATAAAGGGACGATTAGGTAGTAACCCTGTGGCCATGCAGCTGCCAATAGGTGTAGAGGACGGTTTTAAGGGGGTTGTTGATCTTATTGAAATGAAGGCTGTGTATTGGGACGACACCAGTATGGGGCTGAAATTTCAGCAAGGGGAAATTCCTGTCGACATGGTTGTTCAAGCTGGTGAATGGCGGGAAAAATTGCTTGAAGCGGCTGCTGAGGCGTCCGAAGAGTTTATGGATAAATATCTTGAGCAAGGCTTGTTGAGTAATCAGGATATTAAGTTAGGTATCAGAGCGCAAACGCTTAATAATAAAATTGTTCCGGCGTATTGCGGCTCCGCCTTTAAAAACAAAGGCGTTCAGTGTGTATTAGATGGTATCATTGACTATTTGCCATCCCCTTCAGACATTGATGCTGTGGTAGGGCATGTAAATGACGAATTAGATGCTATACGTCAGCCGACTGACGACGAATCTTTTTCCGCGTTGGCTTTTAAAATCGCCACCGACCCGTATGTTGGGATGCTGACATTTCTGCGGGTTTATTCAGGTGTTTTAAAATCCGGCGATGCTGTTTTGAATGTTGCAAAAGGCAAGCGTGAACGAATTGGACGCATTGTCCAAATGCATGCCAATAGTCGGGAAGAGATTGGAGAAGTTCGAGCCGGCGACATCGCCGCCGTAATCGGATTAAAAGAGGTTACTACCGGTGATACGTTCTGCGATATGGCGCATCCCATTTTGCTGGAGCGTATGGAGTTTCCTGAGCCGGTAATCTCTGTTGCGGTAGAACCGAAAACCAAAGCCGATCAAGATAAGATGGGCAATGCGTTGGCAAAACTGGCGCAGGAAGATCCGTCCTTTCGTGTGAGTTCCGATCCGGAATCCGGGCAAACGCTAATAGCGGGCATGGGGGAGCTTCATCTCGAGATCATTGTCGATCGGATGCGGCGCGAATTTAATGTCGAAGCTAATGTCGGCGCACCGCAGGTGGCGTACAGGGAAACGATACGTAAGTCCTTGGAGTGCGAGGGTAAATTTATTCGACAGACCGGCGGCAAGGGGCAGTACGGTCACGTGTGGCTCAAGTTGGAGCCCAAGGCGGCTGGTAGCGGCTATGAGTTCGTAAACGGCGTTGTAGGCGGGGCTGTTCCTAAAGAGTATATCCCCGCGGTAGATAAAGGTATTCAAGAGCAAATGGAAAACGGCGTACTCGCTGGTTTCCCAATGGTGGACGTCAAGGTTACTTTGTTCGATGGTTCGTATCATGATGTCGATTCGAATGAAATGGCTTTCAAGATAGCAGGGTCTATGTGTTTCAGGGACGGAGCTAAGGCTGCAAATCCTGTATTGCTGGAACCCATTATGAAAGTGGAAGTAGTCACTCCAGAGGATTATATGGGGGAAGTCGTTGGTGACGTTAACCGGCGCAGAGGGGTTATTCACGGCATGGAAGACGTACCGGCTGGTAAGGTAATTAGTTGTGAAGTGCCGCTCTCGGAAATGTTTGGCTATGCAACCGATTTGCGATCGGCCACGCAAGGTAGAGCAACCTACAGTATGCAGTTTGAAAGATATAACGAAGCACCTGCGCATATAGCGGAAGCGATTATTAGAAAAGTATCTTAA
- the tuf gene encoding elongation factor Tu, translating into MAKEKFERKKPHVNVGTIGHVDHGKTTLTAALTKVMAELQGGEAKAFDQIDNAPEERARGITISTSHVEYESASRHYAHVDCPGHADYVKNMITGAAQMDGAILVCSAADGPMPQTREHILLSRQVGVPYIVVFLNKADMVDDAELIELVEMEIRELLNQYEFPGDDTPIIIGSALKALEGDQSEIGVQSVVKLVEALDSYIPEPERAIDGKFLMPIEDVFSISGRGTVVTGRVERGIIKVGEEVEIVGIRDTQKTTCTGVEMFRKLLDQGQAGDNVGVLLRGTKRDDVERGQVLAHVNSIKPHSHFKAEIYVLSKEEGGRHTPFFNGYRPQFYFRTTDVTGAVELPEGVEMVMPGDNISVTVKLISPIAMEDGLRFAIREGGRTVGAGVVASIIE; encoded by the coding sequence ATGGCAAAAGAAAAATTTGAAAGAAAGAAACCGCACGTAAACGTGGGCACGATTGGTCACGTCGACCACGGAAAAACCACGTTGACCGCCGCGTTGACGAAAGTAATGGCGGAACTGCAAGGCGGTGAAGCAAAAGCTTTCGATCAAATTGACAATGCGCCAGAAGAGCGTGCGCGCGGTATTACTATTTCGACCTCGCACGTTGAATACGAGTCTGCGTCACGCCACTACGCACACGTAGACTGCCCGGGTCACGCCGACTACGTCAAAAACATGATTACCGGCGCCGCTCAAATGGATGGCGCGATTTTAGTTTGCTCGGCCGCCGACGGTCCGATGCCGCAAACCCGCGAGCATATCCTGCTGTCTCGTCAGGTCGGCGTTCCGTACATCGTGGTGTTCCTGAATAAAGCCGACATGGTCGACGACGCGGAACTGATCGAGCTGGTTGAAATGGAAATTCGTGAATTGTTGAATCAATACGAATTCCCCGGCGACGACACCCCTATCATTATCGGCTCCGCACTGAAAGCGTTGGAAGGCGATCAAAGCGAAATCGGCGTGCAATCCGTCGTCAAGCTGGTTGAAGCACTGGACAGCTATATCCCTGAACCAGAGCGCGCGATCGACGGCAAATTCTTGATGCCGATCGAAGACGTCTTCTCGATTTCAGGCCGCGGTACCGTCGTTACCGGTCGTGTGGAACGTGGGATTATTAAAGTGGGTGAAGAGGTCGAGATCGTCGGCATTCGCGACACGCAGAAAACCACCTGTACCGGTGTAGAAATGTTCCGCAAACTGCTCGATCAAGGCCAAGCGGGCGACAATGTAGGTGTCTTGTTGCGTGGCACCAAACGCGACGACGTCGAACGCGGTCAAGTTCTGGCTCACGTGAACAGCATCAAGCCGCACTCGCACTTTAAAGCCGAAATTTACGTGCTGTCCAAGGAAGAGGGTGGTCGTCATACGCCATTTTTCAACGGCTATCGGCCGCAATTTTACTTCCGTACCACCGATGTCACAGGCGCGGTTGAATTGCCGGAAGGCGTCGAAATGGTGATGCCTGGCGACAACATCTCCGTCACCGTCAAATTGATCTCACCGATCGCGATGGAAGACGGTCTGCGCTTTGCAATTCGCGAAGGCGGTCGCACCGTGGGTGCCGGCGTCGTGGCTTCTATCATCGAGTAA
- the rpsJ gene encoding 30S ribosomal protein S10 has protein sequence MANQTIRIQLKAFDHKLIDQSAGEIVETAKRTGAQVKGPIPLPTRKERFTVLISPHVNKDARDQYELRTYKRLLDIVEPTDKTVDALMKLDLAAGVDVQIKLK, from the coding sequence ATGGCAAATCAAACTATCAGAATCCAATTAAAGGCATTCGATCATAAACTCATCGATCAATCCGCCGGAGAGATAGTAGAGACAGCGAAGCGGACTGGCGCCCAAGTTAAGGGTCCGATTCCTTTGCCTACTAGAAAAGAAAGATTCACAGTACTTATTTCGCCTCACGTTAACAAAGATGCGCGCGACCAGTACGAGTTGAGAACTTATAAGCGGTTGCTTGATATAGTCGAGCCAACCGATAAAACAGTCGATGCCTTGATGAAGTTGGATCTGGCGGCTGGCGTAGATGTACAAATCAAGCTGAAATAA
- the rplC gene encoding 50S ribosomal protein L3: MSIGLIGRKCGMTRIFCEDGSAVPVTVLQIDSNRVIQVKSIEKDGYRAVQVAAGDIKSSKVNRAMAGHYASANVTAGRGLWEFRLSDEQGVDLAPGASLDVNVFEAGQKVDVSGTSIGKGFAGTVKRHNFRTQDATHGNSRSHRVPGSNGMNQTPGRVFKGKKMCGQMGAVKTTVQNLTVHSIDAERGLILVRGAVPGAKGGDVVITPAVKKG; the protein is encoded by the coding sequence ATGTCAATAGGTCTTATTGGTCGTAAATGTGGTATGACCCGGATTTTTTGCGAAGACGGTTCAGCGGTACCAGTAACTGTGCTCCAAATTGACTCGAATAGGGTCATACAAGTGAAAAGTATCGAAAAAGATGGGTATCGTGCGGTTCAAGTTGCTGCGGGCGATATCAAGTCTTCGAAAGTCAATAGAGCAATGGCCGGTCACTATGCATCTGCCAACGTTACAGCGGGTAGGGGTTTGTGGGAGTTTCGGCTGAGCGACGAACAAGGTGTCGATTTGGCTCCCGGCGCATCTTTGGACGTAAATGTTTTTGAAGCCGGACAAAAAGTGGACGTGTCCGGCACAAGTATCGGTAAAGGTTTTGCCGGTACGGTTAAAAGGCATAACTTCCGTACTCAGGATGCAACGCACGGTAACTCGCGATCTCACCGCGTACCCGGTTCGAATGGTATGAATCAGACCCCTGGACGGGTTTTCAAGGGCAAGAAAATGTGCGGTCAGATGGGTGCGGTGAAAACCACGGTACAAAACCTGACGGTTCATTCTATTGACGCTGAAAGGGGATTAATACTCGTTAGAGGCGCTGTACCCGGTGCTAAGGGCGGTGATGTCGTCATCACACCAGCAGTCAAGAAAGGTTAA
- the rplD gene encoding 50S ribosomal protein L4 has translation MSLQIPAINGGDAAQALDVSEAVFGQEYNETLVHQLVTKYMAGARAGTKAQKTRSDVSGGCAKPWRQKGTGRARVGSTRSPIWRTGGVTFAAQPRSYDQKLNKKMYKVGIRSIFSELLRQGRLAVCDDLTPAVPKTKEFLKKISGIEVKRLLVVAEDLNENLILAARNIPYVAVVTPTSVDPVSLVSADKVIATAAALKQIEERLA, from the coding sequence ATGAGTTTGCAAATACCTGCAATAAACGGTGGAGACGCAGCTCAAGCGCTCGATGTCTCTGAAGCCGTATTCGGTCAAGAATACAACGAGACGCTGGTGCATCAACTGGTAACCAAATACATGGCTGGGGCCAGGGCCGGAACAAAAGCGCAAAAGACTCGCTCGGACGTGAGCGGAGGCTGCGCTAAGCCGTGGCGGCAAAAAGGCACTGGACGTGCACGCGTTGGTAGCACTCGCAGCCCAATTTGGCGGACAGGCGGTGTTACATTTGCCGCCCAGCCGCGTTCGTACGACCAAAAGTTGAACAAGAAGATGTACAAAGTAGGCATACGCTCAATCTTTTCAGAGCTTTTAAGACAGGGGCGTCTTGCGGTTTGCGATGACCTCACTCCTGCCGTGCCAAAGACCAAAGAGTTCCTGAAAAAAATCAGCGGGATCGAGGTCAAACGTCTACTAGTAGTGGCTGAGGATTTGAACGAAAATCTGATTCTTGCTGCCCGGAATATTCCTTATGTCGCAGTTGTAACACCGACCAGCGTCGATCCGGTGTCTTTGGTTTCGGCTGACAAAGTCATTGCCACTGCGGCGGCGTTGAAACAAATTGAGGAGCGATTGGCATGA
- the rplW gene encoding 50S ribosomal protein L23, giving the protein MSAQKIKLANVLQAPIISEKSTNAADQNNQFVFKVQKTASKLQVKQAVELMFNVKVESVRVLNVKGKIKRFGRSIGKRSDWKKAYIKLESGHSIELATA; this is encoded by the coding sequence ATGAGTGCTCAAAAAATTAAGCTAGCAAATGTGCTGCAGGCCCCAATCATTTCAGAAAAAAGCACAAACGCTGCGGATCAAAACAACCAGTTCGTCTTTAAGGTTCAAAAAACTGCTAGCAAACTACAAGTAAAGCAGGCGGTCGAGCTCATGTTCAATGTAAAAGTCGAATCAGTTCGGGTTTTGAACGTGAAAGGAAAAATAAAGAGATTTGGACGCAGTATCGGTAAACGCTCTGATTGGAAAAAAGCATACATAAAGCTTGAATCCGGTCATAGCATCGAATTGGCAACGGCATAG